One window of Trifolium pratense cultivar HEN17-A07 linkage group LG5, ARS_RC_1.1, whole genome shotgun sequence genomic DNA carries:
- the LOC123886281 gene encoding uncharacterized protein LOC123886281 — MDKNESIAEYVSKVQGLVHTMKNCGETITDHMIIEKVMRTLIPNYDHIIAAIQEFGSFPTMQLEDLVGSLEAHELVINKRKNAQETVQAMQAQTFKKNGGNKGKNHDKSKNFSQKHNKFDGKSESFKKGGGTSNSKKKDKSHIQCYNYEKYGHYASDCWYKKGKEKATDSEDDEAKLVQEGSSSGAVAFMAAVSEERTTSTSAQHLENGFSIQVVPTI; from the coding sequence ATGGATAAGAATGAGTCAATTGCAGAATATGTCTCAAAGGTGCAGGGTTTGGTTCATACAATGAAGAATTGTGGAGAAACCATAACAGATCACATGATCATAGAAAAGGTAATGAGAACTTTAATCCCTAACTATGATCACATTATTGCTGCTATACAAGAATTTGGTAGTTTTCCAACAATGCAATTGGAAGATCTTGTTGGCTCATTGGAAGCACATGAATTAGtgataaataaaagaaagaatgcTCAAGAAACTGTACAGGCTATGCAAGCACAAACATTCAAGAAGAATGGTGGGAATAAAGGAAAGAATCATGATAAGTCAAAGAATTTTTCACAAAAGCACAATAAATTTGATGGAAAATCTGAATCCTTCAAGAAAGGAGGAGGAACatcaaattcaaagaaaaaagataAGAGCCACATTCAGTGCtataattatgaaaaatatgGTCATTATGCATCTGATTGCTGGTAcaagaaagggaaagaaaagGCAACAGATTCAGAAGATGATGAAGCAAAGCTTGTGCAAGAAGGTTCAAGTAGTGGAGCAGTCGCATTCATGGCTGCAGTTTCTGAAGAGAGAACTACATCTACATCTGCTCAACATCTGGAGAATGGTTTTTCGATACAGGTTGTTCCAACCATATGA